GCCGCCTCATGAGCGAGCCCCGGATCGAAACAATCTGGAACACCGTTATCACAGAGATCAAAGGGAAGGGGGGCGGAGTAAACGGCGTCTCTTTCCTCAATACGGAGACGAGGGAAAAGGGAGAATTGCAGGTTGAGGGGGTCTTCATCTTTATCGGGTATTCTCCGAATAATCGATTGATCCCCTCCGGTGTTAGAATGAACGAACAGGGGTTCGTCATCACCGATGAGAGGTGTGCGACGAATATTCGGGGTATCTTCGCAGTCGGCGATCTCAGGCAGAAGTTTGCCAACCAGATCGTGATCGCCGCTGCCGACGGATGCATAGGCGCATTGGCTGCGGCGTATTATGTGGAGGAGCGGAAGGCAAGAATGTGACCTTCCGCATCGAGCAGAGAGCGGAGGTCGGCAACCATGAACTGTGTCGCATACAAGGCTTCTCACCGAGCCTGCCTTCCCGAAGGAGATAGTTTTGTGCAACGGGAAGGTCACGTCAGGGAGAACATGCGAAGGAAGGAGGATGTGATGAAAAGGCCGATGATGCTGCTGGCTGCAGTTTCACTGGTATTGGCACTGACGGGATTCGCTTCGGCGAAGCCGGACGTTGAAGGGAAGGAGGTGACCTACAGCGCCGAGGGTGTGGTTATGAAGGGCTATCTCGCCTATGATAAGAGCATGACGGGAAGAAGACCCGGGGTTCTTGTCGTCCACGAATGGTGGGGGCTTAATGAATATGACCGTAAGCGTGCGAGAATGCTTGCAGAGATAGGCTATACCGCCCTCGCCGTAGACATGTACGGAGACGGGAAGCAGGCAGTGCATCCTGATGACGCCGGCAAGTTCTCATCGGAGCTCATGAAGAACTTCGACACTGCGAAAGCTCGGTTCATGGGAGCAATGGAGTTTCTTAAGAAACAGCCAACGGTCGATCCTGGCCGGATTGCAGCGATTGGTTACTGCTTCGGCGGAGGAGTGGTGCTCAATATGGCGCGCCAGGGTGTCGATCTAAAGGGGGTGGCAAGTTTCCACGGAGGTCTTTCCGCAGTCAAACCTCCTCAGCCGGGAGCTGTGAAAACCAAGATCCTTGTTCTCCACGGAGCAGATGACAAGTTCGTCACACCCGAGCAGATCGAGGCCTTCAAGAAGGAGATGAAAGATGCAGGGGCCGATTTTCAGTTTATCACGTATCCTGGAGCGATCCACAGCTTCACCAACCCTGATGCCGATGAGTACGCGAAGAAATTCAATCTCCCCCTCGGATATAACGCGGAAGCCGACAGGAAGTCATGGGAAGATCTGAGGAAATTTCTTGAGGTGATCTTCAGAAAATAGACCGGCCAGAGGAGTTCTTCATGTCAGAGAACGCCGTTGAACCGCCAATGTAGATTCATGAAAGCCCTTGACGGGTCTCTTTGAACACATCCTTGAGTCTTGTAAACTCGGACAGCGACCGTGAAACGCAGTCTTCGATAGCCAGTCCGTTGAAATAATTGCCGGTGAGGAAGAGTCTCTTGCCGGCAATGAAGCGGTCTGTATCTTCAGTCAGTCTATCATGGCCAACGCTGAGAGAGGGCACAAGGTTCTCTTTCGTTACGACGCCTTCTATCTCCGCATTACCTATTCGCAGGACCTCAGCTATCCTCTTGATCTTTGCGTCATGATCGAGGCGCCCCGCCTTAAAATGGAAGCTGAATCCCCGGCAATGCTCGTGGGGGACCGTGTCTCTCGATACCGCAGAATAAAAGGAATCATGGACGGCTATGATGCCTGCCAAGGGACCCACGGAGAGCACCCTCTTTTTGACGACAACGCCGACGGTGTCGACAGATTCAATCTTGATCTGCGCCAGGTGAGAGGAGACGTCAGGAAAGGAAGACTGTAGGAGTTTTGCAGCTACATGGGGCGGTGTTGCCAGCGCCAGCCCCTGTGATTCATACTGTTTCCCGTCAGCAGTCATGACACCGAAGACGTGGCCATCAAACGTTACACCCTGGACATCAACACCCTTTTCCAAGACGAACTTTTGTTGCGAGATGATCGAATCCGTGATCGTCCGGATCCCTCCTTTCAAGGTAAAGCTCTTCAGGATATCCTTTCTGCGGGGCCTCTTCTTGAAAAGCATCTCGGCAGGGAAATCGTCTGCCTTTTGAGAGAGTACGGCGTTGAAAGCCGGTCCAAAGACCCGCTCGAAATTCCGGCGGCCCACAATCTTTGAATAATAGGACTCGATGCTCAGGCCTTCCTTTTTGAGGGTAAGGATGCGCGGGGCCGAAAGAAGAAGCTCCAGAAATCCGATTTGCGAAGGGATCGATCTGATTTCGTTATCAACGAGCATCTTGAATCCGGCCTTCTCGCGCCTTATGATGCGGTCGAGGATTTTACAGTCTTCCATGATCCCCAGGAGGTTCCCGTAAGAGTTATAGCAGGTATGAGCGCCAAGTTCCAGCCAGAAGCCCGAGGCCGCCCCTTCGAAGCGGTGAGAAGAGAGGCAGCCGCCTGCCTCTTCAGCCTTTTCGAGTACGAGGGTCTTGAGTCCGGCCCTGGCAGCGTAATGAGCCAGACTCAAGCCGCTGATGCCGGCGCCGATAATAATGAGATCACATTTCTCCATTCCGGTAATCCTTTCTCCAGAGCCCTTTAGGCCGACGCTGAATCTGTTTCCAACAATAATAGCTTAACCCTGTGATGACAAACTTTCAAGGTACCGTGAAGGGGAGGCGCTCCTTTCAAAAAAGATAAGTCTTGCATTAAATCCCTCTTGAAAATATAATTATCTCCATGCTCGCGAAGATACTCAGCGCAAGTGTCGTCGGTATCGATGCATACGGAGTCGAGGTTGAGGTCGATATCACATCCAGGGGCCTGCCTCATTTCTCGATGGTCGGGCTGCCCGACGCTGCGGTAAAAGAGAGCCGTGACAGGGTCCGCGCGGCCTTGAAGAACATCGGTTTCAATTTCCCTCTCAAACAGATCACCGTGAATCTTGCGCCTGCCGATTTGAAGAAAGAGGGTTCTTCCTTTGACCTGCCGATCGGCGCCGGCATCATTGCTGCCGAGGGAGTCATTGATTCAGCGCTCTTCAGGGATTATCTCTTTACCGGCGAGCTCTCTCTCGATGGCCGGATAAAGCCTGTCCGTGGTGCAATGTCTATGGCTATTTTGGCGAGAAGCATGGGACTGAAGGGACTGATCCTCCCCATAGAGAACGCACCTGAGGCAGCCGTTGTCGGAGGGGTGAATGTTTTTGGAATGGAGAGCCTTCCAGAAGTCCTCGAATTTCTGGCTGCCCAGGATTCAAAACGACCCTTCGAAATCGATATCTCCCGTGCCCTTCAGGAAAACTCTCTTTACGAGGATGATTTCTCCGATGTCAAGGGCCAGGAGCACGCGAAGAGGGCACTCGAGGTTGCGGCAGCGGGAGGCCACAATGTCCTCATGATCGGGCCGCCCGGTTCGGGCAAGACCATGCTTTCGAAGAGGCTCGCTTCCATCCTCCCTCCCATGACCTTTGACGAGGCCCTCGAAACAACAAGGATCCACAGCGTTGCGGGAATACTGAAAGACGGACAGCCGCTGCTCGCCACGCGATCCTTTCGGTCTCCGCACCACACGATTTCAGATGTTGCGCTGATCGGAGGCGGACAGATCCCGAAGCCCGGCGAGGTGAGTCTCGCCCATAACGGTGTGCTCTTCCTTGACGAACTCCCCGAGTTCAAGAGGAATGTCCTCGAAGTTTTAAGACAGCCGATAGAGAATGGTGAAGTGACCGTATCGAGGGCGGTGGCTTCAATTACTTATCCGGCCTCATTCATGCTCGTAAGCGCCATGAACCCCTGTCCCTGCGGATACTTCGGCGATCCCCGCCATCAATGCACATGCTCTGCAGGTCAGATCCACAGATACCGCAGGAGAGTCTCGGGTCCTCTCCTCGACCGCATCGACATCCATATCGAGGTGCCGGCGGTGCCGTACAAGGAACTCTCGACAGAATACGCAGGGGAGAAGTCAGAGACGATCCGGGAAAGGGTGATCAGAGCGAGGAAGATGCAGCTCGACAGATTTTCGGGCGACAAGATTTACGCGAACGGTCATATGAAGACGAGGCACATCAAGAAATACTGTAAATTGCATCCTGAGGCGCATTCCCTCCTCGAGACCGCCATGCATAAACTCGGGTTGTC
Above is a window of Thermodesulfovibrionales bacterium DNA encoding:
- a CDS encoding FAD-dependent oxidoreductase, which translates into the protein MEKCDLIIIGAGISGLSLAHYAARAGLKTLVLEKAEEAGGCLSSHRFEGAASGFWLELGAHTCYNSYGNLLGIMEDCKILDRIIRREKAGFKMLVDNEIRSIPSQIGFLELLLSAPRILTLKKEGLSIESYYSKIVGRRNFERVFGPAFNAVLSQKADDFPAEMLFKKRPRRKDILKSFTLKGGIRTITDSIISQQKFVLEKGVDVQGVTFDGHVFGVMTADGKQYESQGLALATPPHVAAKLLQSSFPDVSSHLAQIKIESVDTVGVVVKKRVLSVGPLAGIIAVHDSFYSAVSRDTVPHEHCRGFSFHFKAGRLDHDAKIKRIAEVLRIGNAEIEGVVTKENLVPSLSVGHDRLTEDTDRFIAGKRLFLTGNYFNGLAIEDCVSRSLSEFTRLKDVFKETRQGLS
- a CDS encoding dienelactone hydrolase family protein, coding for MKRPMMLLAAVSLVLALTGFASAKPDVEGKEVTYSAEGVVMKGYLAYDKSMTGRRPGVLVVHEWWGLNEYDRKRARMLAEIGYTALAVDMYGDGKQAVHPDDAGKFSSELMKNFDTAKARFMGAMEFLKKQPTVDPGRIAAIGYCFGGGVVLNMARQGVDLKGVASFHGGLSAVKPPQPGAVKTKILVLHGADDKFVTPEQIEAFKKEMKDAGADFQFITYPGAIHSFTNPDADEYAKKFNLPLGYNAEADRKSWEDLRKFLEVIFRK
- a CDS encoding YifB family Mg chelatase-like AAA ATPase gives rise to the protein MLAKILSASVVGIDAYGVEVEVDITSRGLPHFSMVGLPDAAVKESRDRVRAALKNIGFNFPLKQITVNLAPADLKKEGSSFDLPIGAGIIAAEGVIDSALFRDYLFTGELSLDGRIKPVRGAMSMAILARSMGLKGLILPIENAPEAAVVGGVNVFGMESLPEVLEFLAAQDSKRPFEIDISRALQENSLYEDDFSDVKGQEHAKRALEVAAAGGHNVLMIGPPGSGKTMLSKRLASILPPMTFDEALETTRIHSVAGILKDGQPLLATRSFRSPHHTISDVALIGGGQIPKPGEVSLAHNGVLFLDELPEFKRNVLEVLRQPIENGEVTVSRAVASITYPASFMLVSAMNPCPCGYFGDPRHQCTCSAGQIHRYRRRVSGPLLDRIDIHIEVPAVPYKELSTEYAGEKSETIRERVIRARKMQLDRFSGDKIYANGHMKTRHIKKYCKLHPEAHSLLETAMHKLGLSARAYARILKLSRTIADLEASGDILPHHISEAIQYRTLDRGVF